The Cohnella abietis genome has a segment encoding these proteins:
- a CDS encoding helix-turn-helix domain-containing protein — MITYWQSKRNSFFFKLLLSFAIIVLISFIFNLVSFNFFQNTLRTEIIKYNKLNLSNSVNNYEKQFRLLDNIASNLFFGANIPLLKNNRSNFTAMNDLTSEIKTILGNYNNLNVDNLFFYNDSYSFIIEKGGIAEISDMFEQHYISPTYNTEFWKNQIKEEYHMRIFPAAQFEKQTINGTIEPAGLYFPVIVKNKLQRNSYIAAFIDANKIYANSHFADNDLFYIENGDGTRFFGNLDIKALSEFRISGDGEAYDSNNNNYYFYQKGESSQLTYVSVTPNQQIASTVSRLSWLLLFLFALSLVVSLIISILFSLRFKLPVQRMLESLQKMNPNFSVNSTIREYIQIGDKLKSIIVSNEKINQDLQMKDSLLKTYSYWNKVKNIPLEHQEMQNLIDNTKPFYFVMYQLQPVRGAQSLPAEETTKAHFAEILNSAILSRFKQSETLQIEKDLIVSIIFDDDPAPNQDLLSATLQDLVKLFDDHGGFYVTIAANPQLRNHGDFTIAYEETLQMIHERKLNPRTQLITESDGDTRILPVPPSELKKLSAHAEAGNTTEMMQIIHRMLQRLSKKGRALEYKKMANDILAEILMVLMSQKIDVGDLLSELAPYEQLKEITTEEQYYSFYNELIEGAVALINDKKADKDPIVDYVLAYMERHSGEDISQEDIAGKLNISIGYMGKYIKNKTGKTFNEYLEEIRISKAKLILTETDDKIHEVANKVGYQNANSFTRMFKRITGATPGEYRLGKRAE, encoded by the coding sequence ATGATTACTTATTGGCAATCTAAACGAAACTCCTTCTTCTTCAAGCTTCTATTAAGCTTTGCAATTATCGTCCTGATTTCCTTCATCTTTAATCTGGTCTCATTTAATTTCTTTCAGAACACCCTTCGGACGGAAATCATCAAGTACAACAAACTCAACTTAAGCAACTCCGTCAATAATTACGAGAAGCAATTCCGGTTGCTCGACAATATTGCATCCAATTTGTTCTTCGGCGCCAATATCCCCTTGCTCAAAAATAATCGTTCCAATTTCACCGCTATGAACGACCTGACCAGCGAGATCAAGACGATTTTGGGCAACTACAACAATCTAAACGTGGACAACCTTTTCTTCTATAACGACAGTTATTCCTTCATTATCGAGAAGGGGGGAATAGCGGAAATTTCCGATATGTTCGAACAACACTACATCAGCCCTACCTACAACACCGAGTTCTGGAAAAATCAGATTAAGGAAGAATATCACATGAGAATTTTTCCAGCGGCCCAGTTCGAGAAACAAACTATTAATGGAACGATCGAGCCTGCGGGTCTCTACTTCCCCGTCATCGTCAAAAATAAGCTTCAGAGAAACAGCTATATCGCTGCCTTTATCGATGCTAACAAGATCTACGCCAACTCGCACTTCGCGGATAACGATCTCTTCTATATCGAGAACGGAGACGGAACCCGATTTTTTGGAAACCTAGATATTAAAGCGCTTTCAGAGTTTCGGATCTCAGGGGATGGAGAAGCTTACGATTCTAATAATAACAATTACTACTTCTATCAGAAAGGAGAGAGCTCCCAGCTGACCTATGTCAGCGTCACCCCCAACCAGCAGATCGCCTCCACGGTATCCCGCTTAAGTTGGTTGCTGTTGTTCTTATTCGCCTTATCTCTGGTGGTCAGTCTGATTATTTCCATCCTGTTCAGCCTCCGGTTCAAGCTTCCGGTGCAACGCATGCTGGAATCATTGCAGAAAATGAATCCCAACTTCAGCGTCAACAGCACAATCCGGGAATATATCCAGATCGGGGACAAGCTGAAGTCAATCATCGTCTCCAACGAGAAGATCAACCAGGATTTGCAGATGAAGGATTCCCTATTAAAGACGTACAGCTACTGGAATAAGGTTAAGAACATTCCCTTGGAGCATCAGGAAATGCAAAATCTGATCGATAACACCAAGCCGTTCTACTTCGTAATGTACCAGCTCCAGCCTGTGCGCGGTGCTCAGTCGCTCCCTGCTGAAGAGACGACGAAGGCGCATTTCGCGGAGATTCTCAATTCCGCCATCCTGTCGCGCTTTAAACAATCCGAGACGCTGCAGATCGAGAAGGATCTGATTGTGTCCATTATTTTCGACGACGATCCAGCTCCTAATCAAGATTTACTATCCGCGACTTTGCAGGATCTTGTCAAGCTATTCGACGATCACGGCGGGTTCTATGTCACCATTGCCGCCAATCCGCAGCTGAGAAATCACGGCGACTTCACAATCGCCTACGAGGAAACACTGCAAATGATCCACGAGCGCAAGCTTAACCCGAGAACGCAGCTCATTACCGAATCGGATGGGGACACTCGCATCCTCCCGGTTCCTCCGTCCGAGCTTAAGAAGCTATCCGCTCATGCGGAAGCAGGAAATACAACCGAAATGATGCAAATCATTCATCGAATGCTTCAACGTCTTAGTAAAAAAGGCAGAGCGTTGGAATACAAGAAGATGGCGAATGACATCCTTGCCGAAATCTTAATGGTGCTGATGTCGCAGAAAATTGATGTAGGAGATTTGCTATCCGAGCTTGCCCCTTATGAACAGCTGAAGGAAATCACGACGGAAGAGCAGTACTATTCTTTCTATAATGAATTAATCGAGGGGGCCGTCGCCTTAATCAACGACAAAAAAGCCGACAAAGATCCGATTGTCGACTACGTGCTAGCTTATATGGAGCGTCACAGCGGAGAAGATATTAGCCAGGAGGATATCGCCGGCAAACTCAATATTTCAATCGGTTATATGGGCAAATATATCAAGAACAAAACCGGCAAAACGTTTAATGAGTACCTTGAGGAAATTCGTATTAGCAAAGCCAAGCTAATTCTGACCGAAACCGATGACAAAATCCATGAGGTTGCGAACAAAGTCGGTTATCAGAACGCGAATTCCTTTACACGGATGTTCAAGCGAATCACCGGGGCTACCCCCGGTGAATACCGCTTGGGAAAACGAGCGGAGTAG
- a CDS encoding glycosyl hydrolase family 28-related protein: protein MNHSKESNGQEIKGMEVDQGKVASSSPFSRRKFLAAMGSMGAVVATGSLLLSGPRMVAANKKSADPEYLSSVADIQSLKLNSLDNGQTFIIGSYHPNKTIGGGIYYVDKNRSKSAHNGGSIISPTVPWNGKVSGLRGFLNRTGETNPKGTGCLVRLNEERLTPLSFGALADGANDDTASIQAAIDSGSPLFFPEGTYLLTLSQSIALAGGASVCSLIAKDKMNLVGSGIGRTILKLKNNESTDASPKYYNLIAGNTVINNLYVEGITFDINGANNKISPSRGSGTYSAVNCAGIFISGTVATSGVDARLYDSKITNCEFINSPGVTCIATGQQEAPATHSRNVEISSCRFYNNGIDSSDHSSIYMWGDVINVHDCVFDHPTVSTGVAGPVVAAELHGSENYFVNNMVNNYSQGLWITGNQKTPSRGITVTGNSFNVSWFGVGLFSIAPIDLGLSDVLIGNNRVQILPGQILNPGMAFPKTAIFLNMHHGRGDRITVTGNQLYCTDRSSNIAVLVCAAAGASLFDTTISDNLVNGFSKGICVGLGATGKVSNTSIKSNTICNLQGSTVYPQTEGIHVSGTQGGVTLAFNEIGGGSGTTDQGIYLGEYGAPAVLEYLHMEGNRVDASAASTIADSIVVSGRRSGEQAVTFAALPAQSGWKIGDVAIAGSPVQAGTAPNKYMVVGWHRITNGKSNVLNQDWLEKRILTGN from the coding sequence ATGAATCATTCCAAGGAAAGTAATGGGCAGGAAATAAAAGGAATGGAAGTAGATCAGGGGAAGGTCGCTTCCTCGTCCCCATTTAGCCGGAGAAAGTTTCTGGCCGCGATGGGCAGCATGGGGGCGGTTGTAGCTACTGGTAGCTTGTTGCTGAGCGGCCCACGAATGGTTGCCGCTAATAAGAAATCTGCCGATCCTGAATATCTGAGCAGCGTTGCGGATATTCAATCTCTTAAGCTCAATTCGCTAGACAACGGTCAGACCTTCATCATAGGCAGCTATCATCCCAATAAAACGATCGGGGGAGGCATCTATTATGTGGACAAAAACCGCAGCAAATCGGCCCACAATGGTGGTAGCATCATATCGCCGACCGTTCCTTGGAACGGAAAGGTATCCGGTCTGCGGGGTTTCCTGAATAGAACAGGCGAGACTAACCCGAAGGGAACCGGCTGTTTAGTTCGTCTGAACGAGGAACGGTTGACTCCGCTCTCGTTCGGAGCGCTGGCGGACGGCGCGAACGACGATACGGCTTCCATCCAAGCGGCAATCGACTCTGGAAGCCCTCTCTTTTTTCCAGAAGGGACCTATTTACTAACATTGTCGCAATCGATCGCGCTGGCTGGTGGAGCCTCGGTCTGCTCGCTGATCGCGAAGGATAAGATGAATTTGGTGGGGTCAGGCATTGGGCGGACGATATTGAAGCTCAAGAATAACGAATCTACCGACGCCAGCCCGAAATATTATAATCTCATTGCCGGAAACACCGTTATCAATAACCTGTATGTTGAAGGAATTACCTTCGACATCAACGGGGCAAACAATAAGATTAGCCCCAGCAGAGGCAGCGGCACTTATAGCGCCGTCAACTGCGCGGGTATATTTATCTCCGGTACCGTGGCCACTTCCGGTGTCGATGCCAGGTTGTACGATTCCAAAATTACGAATTGCGAATTTATCAATTCTCCCGGCGTGACATGCATAGCGACGGGACAGCAAGAAGCTCCCGCTACGCACAGTCGTAACGTAGAGATTAGCTCCTGCAGATTTTACAATAACGGGATCGACAGCAGCGATCACTCCTCGATCTACATGTGGGGAGACGTCATCAACGTTCATGACTGCGTGTTCGATCACCCTACGGTTTCCACGGGCGTCGCTGGCCCGGTGGTTGCGGCCGAGCTTCATGGGTCCGAGAATTATTTTGTGAACAATATGGTCAACAATTACTCGCAAGGCCTATGGATCACTGGTAACCAGAAGACGCCGTCCAGAGGGATCACCGTAACCGGAAATTCCTTTAACGTCTCGTGGTTCGGGGTGGGGCTGTTCAGTATTGCGCCAATTGATCTAGGCTTATCAGACGTTCTGATCGGCAATAACCGAGTACAGATTCTTCCCGGTCAAATTCTAAATCCCGGAATGGCTTTTCCTAAGACGGCCATATTTCTGAACATGCATCATGGCAGAGGGGATCGCATAACGGTCACAGGCAATCAACTGTACTGTACGGACAGGTCTTCCAATATCGCCGTGCTAGTGTGCGCCGCCGCGGGGGCTTCGCTGTTCGATACGACGATCTCAGATAATTTGGTCAACGGCTTTAGCAAAGGGATTTGCGTCGGACTGGGGGCAACGGGAAAAGTTTCTAATACGTCGATTAAGTCCAATACGATTTGCAATCTTCAGGGATCTACCGTTTATCCGCAGACGGAAGGTATTCATGTGTCCGGAACGCAGGGCGGAGTGACGCTAGCCTTCAATGAAATAGGTGGAGGAAGTGGGACGACCGATCAAGGTATTTACCTTGGCGAATACGGAGCGCCTGCCGTATTAGAATATCTACACATGGAAGGTAATCGAGTAGATGCATCGGCAGCTTCCACTATCGCGGACAGTATAGTCGTCAGCGGTCGGAGGTCAGGTGAACAAGCGGTAACCTTCGCAGCTTTGCCCGCGCAGTCGGGGTGGAAGATTGGCGATGTCGCAATAGCAGGCTCCCCCGTACAAGCAGGTACGGCTCCGAACAAGTATATGGTTGTTGGTTGGCATCGGATTACGAATGGCAAGTCGAACGTTCTAAACCAAGACTGGCTTGAAAAAAGGATTCTGACCGGTAATTAA
- the tatC gene encoding twin-arginine translocase subunit TatC — translation MPDMTLVAHLTELRKRVIRISVVLVVAIAGGLSLAVPVISYLKGVPPAVGLEWHALSPWDGIQVYMQFALLFALAVTCPYVLYQLWQFTKPGLTETEQRATLKFIPLSVALMALGSCFAYFLVFPLSTAFLTGLNERMGLQETYGVLQYFSFMFNIVIPCTLLFQMPVVIAFLTAIGIVTPELLRKWRRYCYLLMVILSTMVAPPDLISNLLVLAPLLILFEVSVLLSSAMQKRYYRPIGGKAHESFQGK, via the coding sequence ATGCCTGACATGACGTTGGTCGCCCATCTTACTGAACTACGGAAGCGGGTCATCCGAATCTCCGTCGTTCTAGTCGTTGCGATTGCTGGTGGTTTGTCGTTAGCCGTTCCCGTGATCTCCTATCTAAAAGGAGTACCGCCCGCCGTTGGGCTAGAATGGCATGCGCTTTCCCCGTGGGACGGCATTCAGGTATACATGCAATTCGCGTTGCTGTTCGCCTTGGCGGTTACGTGTCCTTATGTGCTGTACCAGCTATGGCAGTTCACCAAGCCTGGATTGACGGAAACAGAGCAGCGGGCGACGCTTAAATTCATTCCATTGTCGGTAGCGCTTATGGCACTGGGAAGCTGCTTCGCTTATTTCTTGGTTTTCCCGCTATCTACCGCATTTCTTACCGGCTTAAACGAGAGAATGGGGCTTCAGGAAACCTATGGAGTCCTACAATACTTCTCGTTCATGTTCAACATCGTCATACCATGCACACTCTTATTTCAGATGCCCGTCGTCATCGCGTTTCTGACGGCGATCGGTATAGTGACTCCGGAGCTACTGAGAAAATGGCGACGATATTGCTATCTCTTAATGGTTATCTTGTCCACGATGGTTGCACCGCCGGACTTGATCTCCAATTTACTCGTGCTTGCTCCGTTACTTATTTTGTTCGAAGTAAGCGTCTTGTTGTCCTCAGCTATGCAAAAGCGATATTACAGACCAATAGGAGGAAAAGCACATGAATCATTCCAAGGAAAGTAA
- the tatA gene encoding twin-arginine translocase TatA/TatE family subunit, producing MHAPGTVGILLIVLVGLLLFGPSKLPELGKAFGRTLREFKNGAKDIMGDGPVELPKGSVTESETNGKST from the coding sequence ATGCACGCACCTGGAACTGTAGGGATATTGCTAATCGTACTGGTAGGGCTATTGTTGTTCGGCCCAAGCAAGCTGCCTGAGCTTGGTAAGGCATTCGGAAGAACGCTGAGGGAATTCAAGAATGGAGCCAAGGATATCATGGGCGATGGCCCGGTAGAGCTGCCGAAGGGCTCAGTTACAGAGTCGGAAACGAACGGCAAGTCCACTTAA